The following proteins are encoded in a genomic region of Corylus avellana chromosome ca4, CavTom2PMs-1.0:
- the LOC132177736 gene encoding probable sulfate transporter 3.3 produces MDSNAETMHSHCLEISMEAHKVVPPPHKSTIEKLKTRLKETFFPDDPLRQFKGQPMNKKLILAAQYVFPILQWGPNYSFKLFKSDIIAGLTIASLAIPQGISYAKLANLPPIVGLYSSFVPPLVYAVLGSSRDLAVGPVSIASLVLGSMLMQEVSPNKDPVLFLQLAFTSTFFAGLFQASLGFLRLGFIIDFLSKATLIGFMAGAAIIVSLQQLKGLLGITHFTKQMGIVPVLSSVFHTTKEWSWQTILMGFCFLVVLLLARHVSMKKPKLFWVSAGAPLASVILSTLLVFAAKADHHGISVIGKLQQGLNPPSWNMLHFHGTHLGLVIKTGLVTGILSLTEGIAVGRTFAALKDYQVDGNKEMIAIGLMNMVGSSTSCYVTTGAFSRSAVNHNAGAKTAASNIVMSVTVMVTLLFLMPLFQYTPNVVLGTIIVTAVVGLIDIPSAFHIWKVDKFDFVVTLCAFFGVIFISVQQGLAIAVGLSIFKILLQITRPKTVMLGKIPGTDIYRNLHQYEEASSVPGFLILSIESPINFANITYLNERILRWIEEYEAEEDMKKQSCLRFLILEMSAVSAVDTSGVSLFKVLRKAMEKKGVELILVNPLSEVMEKLLKADEACYFMRPDNIFMTVGEAVASLSSRTKGQSSSTYHEGT; encoded by the exons TGACCCTTTGCGCCAATTCAAAGGGCAGCCaatgaataagaaattaatCCTTGCCGCCCAGTATGTCTTCCCTATTCTTCAATGGGGTCCTAATTACAGCTTCAAACTCTTCAAGTCCGACATCATCGCTGGTCTCACCATTGCCAGTTTAGCCATTCCCCAG gGAATCAGTTATGCTAAGCTTGCCAACCTCCCTCCAATTGTGGGTCTCT ATTCCAGCTTTGTTCCTCCACTTGTGTATGCTGTTCTGGGAAGTTCTAGGGACCTAGCAGTAGGACCAGTTTCTATTGCTTCTCTTGTACTGGGATCCATGCTTATGCAAGAAGTATCTCCCAACAAGGACCCTGTCCTGTTTCTTCAACTAGCCTTTACTTCAACCTTCTTCGCTGGTCTCTTCCAAGCTTCCTTAGGATTCTTAAG GCTTGGTTTTATAATTGACTTTCTTTCAAAAGCTACTCTTATTGGATTCATGGCTGGGGCGGCTATTATAGTCTCTCTGCAACAGCTTAAAGGCCTCCTCGGAATCACCCATTTCACCAAACAAATGGGCATAGTTCCTGTTTTAAGCTCTGTTTTCCACACCACTAAAGAG TGGTCATGGCAAACTATACTCATGGGTTTTTGCTTCCTTGTCGTACTTTTGCTGGCAAGACATGTT AGCATGAAAAAACCAAAGCTGTTCTGGGTGTCAGCTGGAGCCCCTCTTGCATCCGTGATCCTCTCAACCCTCCTCGTCTTCGCGGCCAAGGCAGATCACCATGGCATCAGCGTG ATCGGAAAATTGCAACAAGGATTGAACCCACCTTCATGGAACATGTTGCACTTTCATGGCACCCACCTGGGCCTGGTAATCAAAACTGGCCTTGTTACTGGCATCTTATCCCTCACT GAAGGCATTGCGGTTGGAAGAACTTTTGCTGCTCTAAAGGACTACCAAGTGGATGGAAACAAGGAGATGATAGCAATCGGGTTAATGAATATGGTTGGCTCCTCCACTTCTTGCTACGTTACAACAG GTGCTTTCTCGCGGTCAGCTGTGAATCACAATGCAGGAGCAAAAACAGCAGCATCAAACATAGTAATGTCAGTGACGGTGATGGTGACCCTCCTCTTCCTGATGCCTCTTTTCCAGTACACACCAAATGTTGTACTTGGTACAATCATTGTCACCGCCGTTGTTGGTCTCATTGATATCCCCTCTGCATTTCACATTTGGAAGGTTGACAAGTTCGATTTTGTCGTAACCTTGTGTGCCTTCTTTGGTGTTATTTTCATCTCTGTCCAACAAGGCCTTGCCATTgct gTTGGATTATCCATTTTCAAGATCCTTCTGCAAATCACAAGGCCAAAAACGGTGATGTTGGGGAAAATACCTGGGACTGATATATACCGAAATCTTCACCAGTATGAGGAAGCTTCAAGCGTCCCTGGTTTCCTCATTCTAAGCATTGAATCTCCCATAAACTTTGCTAACATCACGTATCTTAATGAAAG GATTTTGAGATGGATAGAAGAATATGAAGCTGAAGAAGATATGAAAAAGCAATCATGCCTTCGATTTTTGATCTTGGAAATGTCAG CGGTGAGTGCTGTAGACACAAGCGGGGTATCTCTCTTCAAGGTTTTAAGGAAAGCAATGGAAAAGAAAGGTGTTGAG CTGATATTGGTGAATCCTCTGAGTGAGGTTATGGAGAAACTTCTAAAGGCAGATGAAGCTTGTTATTTCATGAGACCTGATAACATTTTCATGACAGTTGGAGAAGCTGTAGCTTCGCTTTCATCAAGAACGAAGGGTCAGTCGTCATCCACATATCATGAAGGGACATAG